The following proteins are co-located in the Gorilla gorilla gorilla isolate KB3781 chromosome 7, NHGRI_mGorGor1-v2.1_pri, whole genome shotgun sequence genome:
- the LOC115930144 gene encoding defensin beta 4A, translating into MRVLYLLFSFLFIFLMPLPGVFGGISDPVTCLKSGAICHPVFCPRRYKQIGTCGLPGTKCCKKP; encoded by the exons ATGAGGGTCTTGTATCTCCTCTTCTCGTTCCTCTTCATATTCCTGATGCCTCTTCCAG GTGTTTTTGGTGGTATAAGCGATCCTGTTACCTGCCTTAAGAGTGGAGCCATATGTCATCCAGTCTTTTGCCCTAGAAGGTATAAACAAATTGGCACCTGTGGTCTCCCTGGAACAAAATGCTGCAAAAAGCCATGA